In Nitratireductor basaltis, the following are encoded in one genomic region:
- a CDS encoding dipeptide ABC transporter ATP-binding protein translates to MNEAISTTQGNQPILEIENLSVSFFTRAGEVPAVMDFSAKVMPGEAMGIVGESGCGKSTVSLAIMRDLSNVGKIVGGRIKFMGRDMAEMSEEELRQIRGNKIAMIYQEPMASLNPAMKIGRQLMEVPLLHESVSKEEAWNRALEMVESVRLPDPERIMKSYPHQLSGGQQQRIVIAMALLSKPALLLLDEPTTALDVTVEAGIVELVKGLGKKYGTSMIFVSHNLGLILETCDRITVMYSGEAVETGRIKDVFDRMRHPYTQGLFRSIPLPGADKNSRPLIAIPGQLPLPHERPEGCNFGPRCQHFVPGVCDAAEIPMVDVSGHEGHRSRCVRFDEIDWDALPEGAMAEKEPVQPGKPVLKIDSLKKHYEVAANAIFGGAETRVVKANEHISFEARESETVAIVGESGCGKSTLAKVLLGLETATDGKVVFTDEPIQDLAVEERDTETVSGIQMVFQNPFDTLNPSHSVGSQIMRTLEKFKIGKTVEDRKTRMLELLDLVKLPRAFADRMPRQLSGGQKQRIGVARAFAGNAKVVVADEPVSALDVSVQAAVTELLMDIQRKNKTTLLFISHDLSVVRYLADRVVVMYLGHIVEQGTTDQIFAPPYHPYTEALLSAIPIADTSVRKKHIVLEGDIPSAMNPPTGCPFQTRCPYKHLVPDKLCEKELPPFKTLGGGHRSLCWLEDDVLDAMEPVISFDAKSPLNDDAGRSRESGAAGEVAPDGGVVEPEKAAGEVPGAASAVPGTSSPKVVQKEAGEGRGAASTEVPPGTIAKKKRGGGAGAKARRSAQNRPLERASTPEEARRAIGARPDKEAGDEGKMPSGIAKPADPDDLKRISGIGPKIEAMLNDLGIYRYAQIAEWGAQERDWVDSYLRFKGRIDREGWVEQARRLDGQRSAD, encoded by the coding sequence ATGAACGAAGCCATCAGTACGACCCAAGGCAATCAGCCGATCCTGGAAATCGAGAACCTCTCGGTCTCCTTCTTCACGCGTGCCGGCGAAGTGCCGGCGGTGATGGATTTTTCGGCAAAGGTCATGCCGGGCGAGGCCATGGGCATTGTCGGTGAATCGGGCTGCGGCAAGTCCACCGTCTCCCTCGCCATCATGCGCGACCTTTCCAATGTCGGGAAGATCGTCGGCGGGCGGATCAAGTTCATGGGCCGCGACATGGCGGAGATGAGCGAGGAGGAGCTTCGCCAGATCCGCGGCAACAAGATTGCCATGATCTATCAGGAGCCGATGGCCAGCCTCAATCCGGCGATGAAGATCGGTCGCCAGCTCATGGAAGTCCCGCTTCTGCACGAGAGTGTTTCGAAGGAAGAGGCGTGGAACCGGGCGCTGGAGATGGTGGAATCGGTGCGCCTGCCGGACCCCGAGCGCATCATGAAATCCTATCCGCACCAGCTTTCGGGCGGACAGCAGCAGCGTATCGTCATTGCGATGGCGCTGTTGTCGAAGCCTGCATTGCTGCTGCTGGACGAGCCCACGACGGCACTCGACGTGACAGTTGAAGCGGGCATTGTCGAACTGGTGAAGGGACTGGGCAAGAAATACGGCACGTCGATGATCTTCGTGTCGCACAATCTCGGTCTCATCCTGGAAACCTGCGACCGCATTACCGTGATGTATTCCGGCGAGGCAGTGGAGACAGGGCGTATAAAGGACGTGTTCGACCGGATGCGCCATCCCTATACGCAGGGGCTTTTCCGCTCCATCCCGCTGCCGGGAGCCGACAAGAACTCGCGGCCCCTGATTGCCATTCCCGGCCAGCTTCCGCTGCCGCATGAGCGCCCGGAGGGCTGCAATTTCGGGCCACGCTGCCAACATTTCGTGCCGGGCGTGTGTGATGCGGCAGAGATACCTATGGTGGATGTCAGCGGACATGAAGGCCACCGCTCTCGCTGCGTGCGCTTCGACGAGATCGACTGGGATGCGCTGCCGGAAGGGGCGATGGCTGAGAAGGAACCCGTCCAGCCCGGCAAGCCGGTGCTCAAGATTGACAGCCTGAAGAAGCACTACGAAGTCGCGGCCAATGCCATTTTCGGCGGAGCCGAGACGCGGGTGGTGAAGGCCAACGAGCATATCAGCTTCGAGGCACGCGAGTCCGAAACCGTTGCGATTGTAGGCGAGTCCGGTTGCGGAAAGTCGACGCTCGCCAAGGTGTTGTTGGGTCTGGAGACCGCAACAGACGGCAAGGTGGTCTTCACGGACGAGCCTATCCAGGATCTTGCCGTGGAAGAGCGGGACACGGAAACGGTTTCTGGCATCCAGATGGTGTTCCAGAACCCGTTCGACACGCTCAACCCCAGCCATTCGGTTGGTTCGCAGATCATGCGAACGCTGGAGAAGTTCAAGATCGGCAAAACGGTCGAAGACCGCAAGACGCGGATGCTTGAGCTGCTGGATCTGGTGAAGCTGCCACGCGCCTTTGCCGACCGCATGCCGCGTCAGCTTTCGGGTGGGCAGAAACAGCGCATCGGTGTTGCGCGTGCGTTTGCGGGCAATGCGAAGGTTGTGGTGGCGGACGAGCCGGTTTCCGCGCTCGATGTTTCGGTGCAGGCTGCCGTCACCGAGCTTCTGATGGACATTCAGCGCAAGAACAAGACGACGCTGCTTTTCATCAGCCATGACCTGTCGGTGGTGCGGTACCTCGCGGATCGCGTGGTGGTCATGTATCTCGGCCATATCGTGGAGCAGGGCACGACCGACCAGATCTTCGCGCCGCCCTATCACCCGTATACTGAAGCGCTTCTGTCCGCGATCCCGATCGCCGATACCTCGGTGCGCAAGAAGCATATCGTTCTGGAGGGCGATATCCCTTCGGCCATGAATCCGCCCACGGGCTGCCCGTTCCAGACGCGCTGCCCCTACAAGCATCTGGTGCCGGACAAGCTCTGCGAGAAAGAACTTCCGCCATTCAAGACGCTTGGCGGCGGACATCGCAGTCTGTGCTGGCTGGAGGACGATGTGCTGGATGCGATGGAACCGGTCATCAGCTTCGATGCCAAGTCACCCTTGAATGATGATGCGGGACGCAGCCGGGAAAGTGGGGCAGCGGGTGAAGTTGCGCCAGACGGAGGAGTCGTTGAACCTGAGAAAGCGGCAGGCGAAGTGCCGGGCGCTGCAAGTGCGGTGCCGGGCACCTCTTCGCCGAAGGTCGTGCAGAAAGAAGCCGGTGAGGGGCGCGGAGCTGCCTCGACAGAGGTCCCTCCGGGCACGATCGCCAAGAAAAAGCGCGGTGGAGGTGCCGGTGCAAAGGCGCGCAGGAGCGCGCAGAACCGACCACTCGAGCGCGCAAGCACCCCTGAAGAAGCTCGACGCGCCATTGGCGCAAGGCCTGACAAGGAGGCGGGCGACGAGGGCAAGATGCCTTCCGGTATCGCAAAGCCTGCTGACCCTGATGACCTGAAGCGAATTTCGGGCATCGGGCCGAAGATCGAGGCGATGCTCAATGATCTGGGTATCTATCGCTACGCGCAGATAGCCGAATGGGGTGCGCAGGAGCGTGACTGGGTCGACAGCTATCTGCGCTTCAAGGGACGCATCGACCGAGAGGGATGGGTGGAACAGGCGCGGCGACTGGATGGCCAGCGGAGCGCTGATTGA
- a CDS encoding peptidase inhibitor family I36 protein encodes MSVKAGALFISLSAIILSLVNTLPTAAQEPVEATRTVNLRNGPGLRFDVIDRVGRGDRMQRFRCSRDGQWCVVRYRRQQGWVSSRFIRQASAGGARRGEVCFFEHAQFKGRSHCAGVGEEAGALRGFLNNRISSIRIRGNAKATVCTRRNWGGRCRTFDASVSQLPRGQADRISSFRVTRAGGQQGGNRPNPGFGSGGQHGDNKPGPGFGSGGQHGGNEPGPGFGSGGQHGGNKPGPGFGSGGQHGGNQQRQVCFYEHINYGGDQFCMRRGQKTAELDRRWNDRISSIRVPRGSRVRVCQHKNFGGWCDTYTGNVPVIGQGLPLGGGRNDNVTSIEVLR; translated from the coding sequence ATGTCTGTAAAAGCAGGCGCATTATTCATTTCACTCAGCGCCATCATCCTCTCGCTTGTAAACACGCTGCCTACCGCCGCACAGGAACCCGTCGAAGCAACGCGCACGGTCAATCTGCGGAACGGCCCGGGCCTGCGTTTTGACGTGATCGACCGTGTCGGGCGCGGCGACAGAATGCAGCGTTTTCGCTGCTCCCGGGATGGGCAATGGTGTGTTGTCCGCTACCGACGTCAGCAGGGATGGGTCTCTTCGCGCTTCATAAGGCAGGCTTCTGCCGGCGGTGCACGCCGTGGCGAGGTCTGTTTTTTCGAGCATGCGCAGTTCAAGGGCCGGTCCCATTGCGCAGGCGTTGGCGAAGAGGCTGGCGCGCTCCGCGGCTTTCTGAACAACAGGATTTCATCGATCCGCATCCGGGGCAACGCCAAGGCCACGGTATGCACAAGGCGAAACTGGGGTGGACGCTGCAGAACCTTCGACGCCAGTGTTTCGCAACTTCCCCGCGGTCAGGCTGACCGCATTTCCTCCTTTCGCGTGACACGCGCCGGGGGACAGCAGGGCGGCAACCGACCCAACCCCGGCTTCGGCTCGGGCGGGCAACATGGGGACAACAAGCCCGGCCCCGGCTTCGGCTCGGGCGGCCAGCATGGAGGCAACGAGCCCGGCCCCGGCTTCGGCTCGGGCGGTCAGCATGGTGGCAACAAGCCCGGCCCCGGTTTTGGCTCGGGCGGGCAACATGGCGGCAACCAGCAGAGACAGGTCTGCTTCTACGAGCACATCAATTATGGCGGCGACCAGTTTTGCATGAGGCGTGGCCAGAAAACGGCCGAACTCGACCGCCGCTGGAATGACCGCATCTCCTCAATCCGGGTGCCGCGTGGTTCGCGAGTACGGGTGTGCCAGCACAAGAATTTCGGTGGTTGGTGCGATACCTATACGGGCAATGTGCCGGTCATCGGCCAAGGCCTCCCGCTTGGCGGCGGGCGAAATGACAATGTCACCTCCATCGAGGTGCTGCGCTGA
- a CDS encoding SDR family NAD(P)-dependent oxidoreductase, which yields MALDSFDKTDVAVVVGASGAIGAAISERLEGHFKTVLRLSRSSRPQLDLADEATIAEAADHAAGYGDLRLVVDATGFLHQGEIKPEKSLRALSVEGMEANFRVNAMGPALLMKHFLRRMPREGKVVFATLSAKVGSIGDNRLGGWYSYRASKAALNQFVRTAAIEWSRTHRQSICVALHPGTVESGLSGPFAKSGLTIQQPDESAAAILALIDRLTPEDTGSFLDRSGERLPW from the coding sequence ATGGCGTTGGACAGTTTCGATAAAACAGATGTGGCGGTAGTGGTTGGCGCCTCGGGTGCCATAGGCGCAGCAATCTCCGAAAGGCTTGAAGGGCATTTTAAGACGGTTCTTCGGCTGTCGCGCAGCTCACGACCTCAACTCGATCTCGCTGACGAAGCTACGATAGCGGAAGCTGCCGATCATGCTGCCGGATACGGGGACCTCCGTCTCGTGGTCGACGCCACCGGCTTTCTTCATCAGGGCGAGATCAAGCCGGAAAAGAGCCTGCGCGCCCTGTCGGTGGAGGGTATGGAGGCGAATTTCAGAGTCAATGCAATGGGTCCGGCGCTTTTGATGAAGCACTTCCTCAGGCGCATGCCGCGGGAGGGAAAGGTCGTCTTTGCCACGCTGTCGGCCAAGGTCGGCTCGATCGGCGACAACCGGCTGGGCGGCTGGTACAGCTATCGCGCATCGAAAGCCGCGCTGAACCAGTTCGTGCGCACGGCAGCAATCGAGTGGAGCCGAACGCACCGGCAGAGCATTTGCGTGGCGCTGCATCCGGGCACCGTGGAGAGTGGGTTATCCGGCCCCTTCGCCAAGAGCGGATTGACTATACAACAGCCCGACGAAAGCGCGGCGGCGATACTTGCGCTGATCGATCGGTTAACCCCGGAAGATACAGGCAGTTTCCTCGACCGCAGTGGTGAGCGCCTGCCCTGGTAG
- a CDS encoding Zn-dependent hydrolase: MAAPGENMKINADRLWDSLMEMAKIGPGIAGGNNRQTLTDEDAEGRALFAKWCEEAGLSMSVDDMGNMIARREGTDPDALPVYVGSHLDTQPTGGKYDGVLGVLGGLEVVRTLNDLGVKTKHPIVVVNWTNEEGSRFAPAMLSSGVFAGLHDREWAYDRTDAQGKRFGDELERIGWKGEEKTGERKMHAYYELHIEQGPILEDEFTDIGVVTHGQGLKWLKVTLTGRESHTGSTPMYKRRNAGLGLARLTELVHEIAMDFQPDAVGAIGHVEVYPNSPNIIPGRTVCTIDIRSPDKRILDQMDKRIRAGTETICDALGIDHEIEMVNHFDPVAFDEKLVETVRKAAKRLSYSHMDIVSGAGHDACYINRVAPTAMIMCPCVGGLSHNEAEEIDKEWAQAGADVLLHSVLETAELEA; this comes from the coding sequence ATGGCCGCACCGGGCGAGAACATGAAGATCAATGCCGACCGTCTGTGGGACTCTCTCATGGAGATGGCAAAGATCGGACCCGGCATCGCGGGCGGCAACAACCGCCAGACCCTTACCGATGAGGATGCGGAAGGCCGCGCGCTCTTCGCAAAGTGGTGCGAGGAAGCCGGCCTTTCAATGAGCGTGGATGACATGGGCAACATGATCGCCCGCCGCGAGGGTACAGATCCCGACGCCCTGCCCGTCTATGTCGGCTCACATCTCGACACCCAGCCGACCGGTGGAAAATATGACGGCGTTCTGGGCGTCTTGGGCGGCCTTGAAGTGGTCCGCACGCTGAATGATCTCGGCGTGAAGACGAAGCACCCCATTGTCGTCGTCAACTGGACCAATGAGGAAGGCTCTCGCTTCGCACCCGCAATGCTCTCCTCCGGCGTCTTCGCCGGCCTTCACGACCGGGAATGGGCCTATGACCGCACCGATGCGCAAGGCAAGCGCTTCGGCGACGAGCTTGAGCGCATCGGCTGGAAAGGTGAGGAAAAGACCGGCGAGCGCAAGATGCATGCCTATTACGAACTTCACATCGAGCAGGGCCCGATCCTTGAAGACGAGTTCACCGATATCGGCGTCGTCACTCATGGTCAGGGCCTGAAATGGCTGAAGGTCACGCTGACGGGCCGTGAAAGCCACACGGGCTCCACGCCCATGTACAAGCGCCGCAATGCGGGTCTGGGCCTTGCCCGTCTGACCGAGCTGGTCCACGAGATCGCAATGGATTTCCAGCCGGACGCCGTCGGCGCCATCGGCCATGTGGAAGTCTATCCAAACTCGCCGAACATCATCCCCGGCCGCACGGTCTGCACCATCGACATCCGATCTCCCGACAAGCGCATCCTCGACCAGATGGACAAGCGCATCCGTGCCGGCACGGAAACGATCTGCGATGCGCTGGGAATCGACCACGAGATCGAGATGGTCAATCATTTCGATCCTGTCGCCTTCGACGAGAAGCTGGTGGAAACGGTACGCAAGGCTGCAAAGCGCCTGAGCTACAGCCACATGGATATCGTCTCCGGGGCGGGACACGATGCCTGCTACATAAACCGCGTCGCTCCCACCGCAATGATCATGTGCCCCTGTGTCGGCGGCCTGTCCCACAACGAGGCCGAGGAGATCGACAAGGAATGGGCGCAGGCAGGCGCTGACGTGCTCTTGCATTCGGTGCTGGAGACGGCAGAACTGGAAGCCTGA
- a CDS encoding cupin domain-containing protein has translation MERPKATHRVEVDDERVRVTRWDFEPGAETGWHVHGMDYVITTVTPCSLLLELPGGNTNRVDMEAGFSYRRAEGVEHNVINAGDAPMTFVEVELK, from the coding sequence ATGGAGCGGCCGAAGGCAACGCACCGGGTCGAGGTTGATGACGAGCGGGTGCGCGTCACCCGCTGGGACTTCGAGCCAGGCGCGGAAACGGGATGGCATGTCCATGGCATGGATTACGTCATCACGACCGTCACACCCTGCTCTCTTCTTCTGGAACTGCCCGGTGGGAACACGAACCGTGTGGATATGGAGGCAGGCTTCAGTTATCGCAGGGCTGAAGGCGTGGAGCATAACGTCATAAATGCGGGCGATGCACCGATGACCTTCGTCGAAGTGGAACTGAAATAG
- a CDS encoding aspartate aminotransferase family protein produces the protein MLNRPASKPNDLNAFWMPFTANRQFKQAPRMFVSAKDMHYTTDDGREVLDATSGLWCVNAGHCRPKITEAIQRQAAELDYAPAFQMGHPIAFEFASKLAAIAPQGMDHVFYTNSGSESVETALKIALAYHRAKGDGSRFRLIGRERGYHGVNFGGISVGGIVANRKMFGTLLTGVDHLPHTHLPEHNSFTRGEPETGEDLADALERIVTLHDASTIAAVIVEPVAGSTGVLIPPKGYLKRLRNICDKHGILLIFDEVITGFGRLGTPFAADYFDVIPDIMTTAKGVTNGVIPMGAVFVKKEIHDAFMKGPEHLIEFFHGYTYSGNPIACAAGIATLETYQEEGLLTRGAELAHYWEDALHSLKDARHVIDIRNIGLVGAIELEPMAGQPTKRAFTAFLKAFEEGVLIRTTGDIIALSPPLIVEHEQIDRIVDCIRSVLAEID, from the coding sequence ATGCTGAACCGGCCAGCCTCCAAGCCGAACGACCTCAATGCATTCTGGATGCCGTTTACGGCCAATCGGCAGTTCAAGCAGGCACCACGCATGTTCGTCTCGGCGAAGGACATGCACTATACGACCGATGACGGTCGCGAGGTGCTCGATGCGACTTCGGGCCTGTGGTGCGTCAATGCCGGCCACTGCCGACCGAAGATCACGGAAGCCATCCAGCGCCAGGCCGCCGAGCTCGACTACGCGCCGGCCTTTCAGATGGGCCACCCCATCGCCTTCGAATTCGCATCCAAACTTGCAGCAATCGCACCGCAAGGCATGGACCATGTCTTTTACACCAATTCCGGCTCGGAATCGGTCGAGACCGCTCTCAAGATCGCGCTTGCCTATCATCGCGCGAAAGGTGATGGCTCCCGCTTCCGCCTGATCGGTCGCGAACGCGGCTATCACGGCGTCAATTTCGGCGGCATTTCGGTTGGCGGCATTGTCGCCAACCGCAAGATGTTCGGCACGCTTCTGACAGGCGTCGATCATCTGCCCCACACCCACCTGCCGGAGCATAACTCCTTCACCCGCGGTGAACCGGAAACGGGCGAAGATCTGGCAGACGCGCTTGAGCGTATCGTCACGCTCCACGACGCCTCGACGATCGCAGCCGTCATTGTCGAGCCGGTGGCAGGTTCAACCGGTGTGCTGATCCCGCCCAAGGGTTATTTGAAGCGCCTGCGCAATATATGCGACAAGCACGGCATTCTCCTGATCTTCGACGAGGTCATCACCGGCTTCGGCCGCCTCGGAACGCCCTTCGCCGCCGATTATTTCGACGTGATCCCGGATATCATGACCACAGCCAAGGGCGTGACGAACGGCGTCATCCCGATGGGGGCGGTTTTCGTGAAGAAGGAGATCCACGATGCCTTCATGAAAGGACCCGAGCATCTGATCGAGTTCTTCCACGGCTACACCTATTCAGGCAATCCGATTGCCTGTGCAGCGGGCATTGCCACGCTTGAAACCTATCAGGAAGAAGGTCTTCTCACCCGCGGCGCGGAACTGGCGCACTACTGGGAAGATGCCCTGCATTCCTTGAAAGACGCGCGCCACGTCATCGACATTCGCAACATCGGTCTTGTCGGCGCGATCGAACTGGAGCCGATGGCCGGTCAGCCCACCAAGCGCGCCTTCACCGCTTTCCTGAAGGCATTTGAAGAAGGCGTACTCATCCGCACCACCGGCGACATCATCGCGCTTTCCCCGCCGCTCATCGTCGAGCACGAGCAGATCGACCGCATAGTGGACTGCATCCGTTCCGTTCTGGCGGAAATCGATTGA
- a CDS encoding thiamine pyrophosphate-binding protein, whose translation MRTGGQLIVDALEANGIDRIFCVPGESYLAVLDALHDSEIKTVVCRQEGGAAMMADCEGRLTGKPGICFVTRGPGATNASAGVHIAMQDSIPMILFIGQVASHAREREAFQEVDYRAFFGPIAKWATEIDDPARVPEIVTRAFAVATSGRPGPVVISLPEDMLTAEADAPAPRRFTPVTTRPGHVEMEKLSELLNNAKRPFAILGGTRWDEASVSAFQRAAEEWALPVGCSFRRQMLFDHLHPCYAGDVGIGPNPKLATAIKESDLVLLIGGRFGEMPSSDYTLLKSPYPDQTLVHVHADAEELGRVYRPDLAIHSTPAAFATEFARTKPHAVPSWEPRTEELHANYLDWSTPPASGPGAVQMGPIMQHLEDVLSDDAIFTNGAGNYATWIHRFHRFRRFATQGAPTSGSMGYGVPAAVSAKLRFPERDVIAFAGDGCFMMNGQEFATAVQYDLPIIVFVVNNGIYGTIRMHQEREYPGRVSGTDLRNPDFAALARAYGGHGETVTETAQFPDAFKRARESGKPAIIEIQLDPEAITPVKTLTDIREKR comes from the coding sequence ATGAGGACCGGTGGTCAGCTGATTGTTGATGCGTTGGAGGCCAATGGCATTGACCGCATCTTCTGCGTGCCCGGCGAAAGCTATCTCGCAGTGCTTGACGCGCTGCATGATTCTGAAATCAAGACGGTTGTCTGCCGCCAGGAAGGTGGCGCTGCCATGATGGCCGATTGCGAGGGCCGCCTGACCGGCAAGCCCGGCATCTGCTTCGTCACACGCGGCCCTGGTGCCACCAACGCTTCTGCAGGCGTCCACATCGCGATGCAGGATTCCATCCCGATGATCCTGTTCATCGGACAGGTCGCAAGTCACGCCCGCGAGCGCGAAGCCTTCCAGGAAGTCGATTACCGCGCTTTTTTCGGTCCCATCGCCAAGTGGGCGACGGAGATCGATGACCCGGCGCGGGTGCCCGAAATCGTCACACGCGCCTTTGCCGTGGCAACCTCAGGCCGACCCGGACCGGTCGTCATTTCCCTGCCGGAAGACATGCTCACAGCTGAAGCAGATGCGCCGGCTCCGCGCCGCTTCACGCCAGTGACAACCCGGCCGGGCCACGTGGAGATGGAAAAGCTCTCAGAACTTCTGAACAATGCGAAACGCCCCTTCGCCATTCTCGGCGGCACGCGCTGGGATGAGGCCTCCGTCTCCGCATTTCAACGCGCAGCCGAAGAATGGGCCCTGCCCGTCGGCTGCTCCTTCCGCCGACAGATGCTCTTTGACCATCTCCACCCCTGCTATGCGGGCGATGTGGGCATCGGTCCGAACCCGAAGCTCGCCACAGCGATCAAGGAAAGCGATCTCGTGCTGCTGATCGGTGGACGCTTCGGCGAAATGCCGTCCTCCGACTACACGCTTCTCAAAAGCCCTTATCCGGACCAGACGCTCGTGCATGTCCATGCCGATGCCGAGGAGCTTGGCCGCGTCTACAGACCCGATCTGGCGATCCACTCAACGCCCGCGGCCTTCGCGACCGAATTCGCCAGGACGAAACCGCACGCAGTGCCCTCTTGGGAGCCGCGCACGGAAGAATTGCACGCGAATTATCTCGACTGGTCCACGCCGCCAGCCTCCGGCCCAGGTGCGGTCCAGATGGGACCCATCATGCAGCATCTTGAAGACGTGCTTTCGGATGACGCGATCTTCACCAATGGTGCGGGCAACTACGCCACCTGGATTCACCGCTTCCACCGCTTCCGCCGCTTCGCAACCCAGGGCGCACCCACCTCTGGTTCGATGGGTTATGGAGTGCCGGCCGCGGTCTCCGCCAAGCTGCGCTTTCCCGAGCGTGACGTGATCGCGTTCGCCGGCGACGGCTGCTTCATGATGAACGGCCAGGAGTTCGCCACTGCCGTGCAATACGACCTGCCGATCATCGTATTTGTGGTCAACAACGGCATCTATGGCACGATCCGCATGCATCAGGAGCGCGAATATCCCGGCCGCGTGTCAGGGACGGATCTCAGGAACCCGGACTTCGCCGCCCTTGCTCGCGCTTATGGCGGGCATGGCGAGACCGTGACAGAGACCGCGCAGTTCCCGGATGCATTCAAGCGCGCACGCGAAAGCGGCAAGCCTGCGATCATCGAGATCCAGCTTGATCCGGAAGCGATCACACCGGTGAAGACCCTCACCGATATACGCGAGAAGCGTTGA